A genomic region of Desulfosarcina ovata subsp. ovata contains the following coding sequences:
- a CDS encoding putative ABC transporter permease, translating into MMTDIVNILFSFSFFCILGWALEVSYRSVRDKRFVNPGLLRGPYLPLYGWGALLLMVAVSLLQVSHVLIKALAYFAVTTGLELGFGLIGECFAQPRLWDYSGQRFNYRGHICLKFSLYWILLAFAFEYAVLPPYQSMLVLLSPVFKWIVAGATISIMSIDFLAVAAGRFLRLTPEEKTLMETEFVNTARPLLDLPDVAKLAQYNHHRGKTRLDHVEEVACLSFRWGKRLSLDTRAIIRGALLHDLFYYDWLHDGPRLHGFRHHTIALENARSITRLTEKEADIIKKHMWPLTVIPPRHMESLVVSLVDTFCSARDYLSIKKQDKPAKAAAVCVSSESGNKKR; encoded by the coding sequence ATGATGACTGATATTGTAAACATACTTTTTTCTTTTTCCTTTTTTTGCATCCTTGGTTGGGCGCTTGAGGTCTCCTATCGTTCCGTACGTGACAAACGGTTCGTCAACCCCGGCCTCCTGAGGGGACCGTATCTTCCGCTTTACGGTTGGGGTGCTCTTTTACTCATGGTGGCGGTTTCCCTGTTGCAGGTCTCTCATGTGTTGATTAAAGCACTCGCTTATTTTGCCGTCACCACCGGGCTTGAACTCGGCTTCGGGCTTATTGGCGAATGTTTTGCTCAGCCCCGGCTTTGGGACTATTCGGGCCAAAGATTTAATTATAGAGGGCACATCTGTCTAAAATTCTCCCTGTACTGGATACTGCTGGCCTTCGCTTTTGAATATGCCGTTTTGCCCCCCTATCAAAGCATGCTTGTCCTGCTTTCACCGGTCTTCAAGTGGATAGTTGCCGGAGCAACGATCTCAATCATGTCGATTGATTTCCTGGCGGTTGCAGCCGGGCGTTTCCTCCGCCTGACGCCGGAAGAGAAAACTCTGATGGAGACGGAATTCGTCAACACGGCAAGGCCGCTTCTCGATCTGCCGGATGTTGCAAAACTGGCGCAGTATAACCATCACAGGGGGAAAACCCGATTGGATCATGTGGAGGAGGTGGCCTGCCTGAGCTTTCGCTGGGGGAAAAGACTTTCGCTGGACACCCGGGCGATTATCCGGGGGGCGTTGCTGCACGATCTTTTCTATTATGACTGGTTGCATGACGGACCCAGGTTGCACGGTTTCCGGCACCATACTATCGCTCTTGAGAACGCCCGCAGCATCACCCGCCTTACCGAAAAAGAAGCGGATATTATCAAAAAACACATGTGGCCTCTTACTGTTATACCACCGCGCCATATGGAATCGCTGGTGGTTTCTCTGGTAGATACCTTTTGCTCTGCAAGGGACTATCTGAGCATAAAAAAACAAGACAAACCCGCAAAGGCAGCAGCCGTTTGCGTTAGTTCGGAATCAGGAAATAAAAAAAGATGA
- a CDS encoding efflux RND transporter permease subunit, with the protein MKLPEISVRRPVTTVMVFAAITLLGCVAFFMLNLDLLPDIEPPAVSVITPYPGASATDVESEVTKYLEDQLSTTPNLDRLESKSKDNIAIVNCIFNWGTDLDVAVNDIREKIDLAKPDLADGAEDPFIFKFSSSMVPVLIMTVTAEESSPDLYRIVDKQIADPLKRVPGVGAVVYIGGQERQINVHFDREAIDAYHISVQQSRNVLAAENLNLPVGTVKIGRNELQIRVAGRYRDAAEIANTVIGSNGDALVRLRDVATVTDAFEEPQEWARSGKLPAIALIIQKQSGANTVNVIKAIKDRLKTLKTEVPSDIKIHGILDNSDHIYAMINSLTEAAVVGGLLVIVVCFLFLRRFRTSLVVSMAIPFSIIIAFIGLFVMNYTINVISLMSLAIAVGMVVDDAIVVLENIVRHVDDGKSPQLAAVEGTSEVGMAVAASTLTIVAVFAPLLLVKGIAGIIFGQLAFIILITILASLFISLTLTPMAASRLLRSRDQKKLNPVFAWSERLLNEIEAGYSHILGWGLRRRNVFLSFIVIVFIGSLALIPLVGTEFFPEVDSGEVEVVLEMAQGTRVEVTAGTTEEMLNAVNAIPEMEASYALAGQTKKGFLTALGFEEGTGIGRIGGRLIDKKERSRHAKEIASELREQVIKLPGVEKFSASAVSAIQKAFLGGGRPISIEILGHDIEITDKVAAEIQRIVETTPGAVDVSVSRKKPRPEVRICLDRDKAASLGLNVALVADALRTNYYGFDDTKFREAGDDFDIELRLKKDQRETIREIGETPITTLTGQTIKLRNIASVRETFGPVEIDRKNRTRVTKVQAGVQGRVLGDVVQDIRESMASLDLPPGVSIEWGGEVEEQRKAFRDLTLLLILGIVLVYMVMAGEFEDFVDPFIIMFSVPFAFAGVIWAFVATATPLNLMSFIGVIMLMGIVVKNAIVLVDYTKQLRAGGMTLNEAVVTGGKTRLRPVLMTSLTTIFGMVPLALSRGEGSEIWNALGITVIGGLSISGLVTLILVPLMYSLVHRNKAE; encoded by the coding sequence ATGAAATTACCGGAGATATCCGTCCGCAGGCCGGTCACGACCGTTATGGTTTTCGCTGCCATTACATTGCTGGGTTGCGTGGCTTTTTTCATGCTCAACCTCGACTTGCTACCGGATATTGAACCTCCGGCCGTGAGTGTCATCACACCCTATCCGGGGGCTTCCGCCACGGATGTTGAGTCGGAGGTGACCAAGTACCTGGAAGACCAGCTTTCAACCACACCGAATCTCGACCGGCTGGAGTCAAAGTCAAAAGACAACATCGCCATCGTCAATTGCATATTCAACTGGGGCACCGACCTGGATGTTGCGGTCAACGATATCCGGGAGAAGATCGATCTTGCCAAGCCGGACCTTGCCGATGGAGCGGAAGACCCCTTTATCTTCAAGTTCAGCAGCTCCATGGTGCCGGTGCTCATCATGACGGTGACGGCGGAAGAAAGCAGTCCCGATCTTTACAGAATTGTGGACAAGCAGATCGCCGATCCGTTGAAGCGTGTGCCCGGCGTGGGCGCTGTCGTCTATATCGGCGGCCAGGAAAGACAGATCAATGTGCATTTCGACCGCGAAGCAATAGATGCTTATCACATTTCCGTTCAGCAGAGCAGAAATGTTCTCGCCGCTGAAAACCTGAACCTTCCGGTGGGCACCGTCAAAATCGGGAGGAATGAACTCCAGATCAGAGTAGCGGGGCGCTATCGGGATGCAGCGGAAATCGCCAATACGGTGATCGGAAGCAACGGCGACGCGCTTGTGCGGCTTAGAGATGTGGCCACGGTCACCGATGCCTTTGAGGAGCCGCAGGAGTGGGCGCGTTCCGGCAAGCTTCCTGCGATTGCCTTGATTATTCAGAAGCAGTCCGGGGCCAACACCGTTAACGTGATCAAAGCCATAAAAGACCGCCTCAAGACACTGAAGACCGAAGTGCCGTCGGATATCAAAATCCACGGGATTCTGGATAACTCCGATCACATTTATGCGATGATCAATAGTTTGACCGAAGCCGCCGTCGTCGGAGGTCTTTTGGTCATTGTCGTCTGTTTCCTGTTTCTCCGGCGGTTTCGCACCAGCCTGGTCGTCTCAATGGCAATTCCTTTTTCGATTATCATCGCCTTTATCGGTCTTTTCGTCATGAATTATACCATCAACGTCATTTCCCTGATGAGTCTTGCCATTGCCGTGGGAATGGTGGTGGACGACGCCATCGTCGTACTTGAAAACATCGTACGGCATGTGGACGATGGCAAGTCTCCGCAATTGGCCGCCGTGGAGGGAACATCGGAAGTGGGCATGGCGGTGGCCGCGTCAACGTTGACCATTGTGGCTGTCTTCGCCCCTCTTCTCTTGGTGAAAGGGATCGCCGGTATCATCTTTGGTCAGTTGGCGTTCATAATCTTGATCACGATTCTGGCCTCGCTCTTCATTTCACTGACGTTGACGCCTATGGCTGCTTCCCGTTTGCTCCGTTCACGGGACCAAAAAAAGCTCAATCCGGTATTTGCATGGAGCGAGCGTTTGCTGAATGAAATCGAAGCCGGTTATTCTCACATCCTGGGATGGGGGCTAAGGCGCCGTAACGTTTTTCTTTCATTTATAGTTATTGTATTTATCGGCAGTCTGGCGCTGATTCCTTTGGTCGGTACGGAATTTTTTCCGGAAGTGGATTCCGGGGAAGTGGAGGTAGTCCTGGAGATGGCGCAGGGCACCCGAGTGGAGGTTACGGCCGGAACCACGGAAGAAATGCTCAACGCAGTGAACGCCATTCCGGAAATGGAAGCCTCCTATGCCCTGGCAGGTCAGACCAAAAAAGGTTTTTTAACAGCCCTCGGTTTTGAAGAGGGAACCGGCATCGGTCGCATCGGAGGGCGTCTCATTGATAAAAAAGAACGGAGTCGCCATGCCAAGGAGATCGCTTCGGAGCTTCGTGAGCAAGTCATAAAACTGCCGGGCGTTGAGAAATTTTCCGCCAGTGCTGTAAGCGCCATTCAAAAGGCGTTCCTGGGAGGCGGTCGGCCCATCAGCATTGAAATTCTGGGTCATGATATCGAGATAACAGACAAAGTCGCCGCGGAAATCCAGCGTATCGTGGAAACCACCCCCGGCGCGGTGGATGTCTCCGTCAGCAGAAAGAAACCACGGCCGGAAGTGCGGATTTGTCTTGACCGGGACAAGGCGGCATCCCTGGGATTGAATGTGGCGCTTGTCGCCGACGCATTGAGGACCAACTACTATGGATTCGATGATACGAAGTTCCGGGAGGCGGGTGACGACTTCGACATCGAGTTGCGACTGAAAAAAGACCAGCGGGAAACGATTCGTGAAATCGGGGAAACACCCATCACCACCCTGACCGGTCAGACCATTAAGCTCCGGAACATCGCGTCTGTTCGTGAAACCTTTGGGCCTGTTGAGATCGACCGGAAAAACAGGACCCGCGTCACCAAGGTTCAGGCGGGCGTCCAGGGCAGGGTTCTGGGGGATGTGGTGCAAGATATTAGAGAATCGATGGCTTCACTTGATTTGCCTCCCGGCGTTTCCATTGAATGGGGCGGAGAGGTGGAGGAACAGCGAAAAGCGTTCCGCGACCTGACCCTCCTTTTGATTCTGGGAATAGTCCTTGTCTACATGGTCATGGCAGGGGAGTTCGAGGATTTCGTTGATCCATTCATCATCATGTTTTCGGTTCCTTTCGCCTTCGCCGGAGTGATATGGGCCTTCGTTGCCACGGCCACTCCGCTCAATCTGATGAGCTTCATCGGGGTGATCATGCTCATGGGCATTGTTGTAAAGAACGCCATTGTGCTCGTGGACTATACCAAGCAACTGAGAGCAGGTGGGATGACGCTAAACGAAGCGGTGGTCACGGGAGGAAAAACACGCCTGAGGCCGGTGCTCATGACGAGTTTGACCACCATATTCGGCATGGTCCCGTTGGCCCTTTCCAGAGGGGAAGGCTCTGAAATATGGAATGCACTGGGCATCACGGTCATTGGGGGGCTGTCGATCAGCGGCCTTGTGACATTGATTCTGGTACCGCTGATGTATTCGCTGGTTCACCGAAACAAAGCGGAATGA
- a CDS encoding patatin-like phospholipase family protein, whose product MSDDNSDFPKNIGLALGSGSARGWSHIGVIRALVEAGMEIRYIAGTSIGSLVGAACALDKMDVLEDFARQLDWKQIISFLDVTFPRSGLIDGKKISDFFRSHVREMNIEELPLRYCAVASDLATGREVVLNKGDIIEAIRASISVPGIFTPVRQNVGFLVDGGLVNPVPVSAVRKMGADYVIAVDLNHDIIDKRSTADIAPVDSSVAGMVVQPQPAKWKIAQELGNRFNEFSSPALSQVRQWLHKDPVPNIFDVLTTAINIMEVQITATRLATDPPDLLIRPKLGDVRFLEFHRAEETIAEGYREAMRQLKEKWGCAAKRDLPGDFLPGRTEDGN is encoded by the coding sequence ATGTCGGACGATAACTCAGATTTTCCGAAAAATATCGGACTGGCGCTGGGCAGCGGCTCCGCACGGGGATGGTCTCATATTGGTGTAATACGGGCACTGGTTGAGGCAGGAATGGAAATCAGGTACATCGCCGGCACCAGCATTGGTTCGTTGGTAGGGGCCGCATGTGCCCTTGACAAAATGGATGTGCTGGAAGATTTTGCCCGTCAGCTCGACTGGAAACAGATTATTTCCTTCCTGGATGTAACTTTTCCGAGGTCGGGACTCATTGATGGAAAGAAGATCAGCGATTTCTTTCGTTCTCATGTTCGAGAAATGAACATTGAAGAATTACCTCTCCGCTATTGCGCGGTTGCCAGCGATTTGGCCACGGGTCGTGAGGTCGTGTTGAACAAAGGGGACATCATAGAGGCAATCCGCGCGAGCATCTCGGTTCCGGGCATTTTTACGCCGGTCAGGCAAAACGTCGGTTTTCTGGTGGATGGCGGGCTGGTCAACCCCGTGCCGGTGAGCGCTGTCAGGAAAATGGGAGCGGATTACGTCATCGCTGTTGATTTGAACCATGACATTATCGACAAAAGGAGTACCGCCGACATCGCTCCGGTTGATTCATCGGTGGCAGGTATGGTTGTTCAGCCCCAGCCCGCAAAATGGAAAATCGCGCAGGAACTGGGCAACAGATTCAACGAATTCAGTTCGCCCGCGTTATCGCAAGTGCGTCAGTGGCTGCACAAGGATCCTGTGCCGAACATTTTTGATGTGTTGACGACCGCAATCAACATCATGGAGGTACAGATAACTGCAACAAGATTGGCAACCGATCCGCCCGATCTGCTGATTCGGCCGAAGCTGGGGGATGTTCGTTTTCTCGAATTCCATCGGGCCGAGGAGACCATTGCCGAGGGGTACCGGGAAGCCATGAGGCAACTCAAAGAAAAATGGGGGTGTGCCGCCAAAAGAGATTTACCAGGAGATTTTTTACCGGGGAGAACGGAAGATGGGAATTAA
- a CDS encoding efflux RND transporter periplasmic adaptor subunit, translating into MKRRGVYISIAIAAAAIALLVVHVSKKQWYKDVDVDTVDKVIPVTIAAVVSHEFADEISAVGTLKAREMSPLSPKVAGTVSRVLVDIGGRVNAGDVIIKLDRTNYDLGVKQARAALAAAQAAVPQAEAQFEHARKEHRRAIELLQEKVIPQSRFDASEAAFKSAREAASFARAQRDQARAALETAMEHLKDADIRSPIGGTVVERNVEIGQAVAPGSRLLRIVDQTSLNLDVDLPEADIGRLAIGTVALITTDAFPEHEYSGKVTVVNPMVDRKTRTFRMRIEVPNPSGKLVDGMYARVKLSEEKKSSLAVPRDALQRLPGSGTYYVFVVEENKAHKRTVKIGAMDDQYAEVMDGLVESNKVVTSGAGRLQSGMEVSVQDIPNKNEKDNSGGQILK; encoded by the coding sequence ATGAAACGAAGAGGAGTCTATATATCCATTGCTATTGCGGCGGCTGCTATTGCGCTCTTGGTTGTCCATGTTTCGAAAAAACAATGGTACAAAGACGTGGACGTGGATACGGTCGACAAAGTGATACCTGTCACAATTGCAGCTGTTGTCTCACACGAATTCGCTGATGAAATCAGCGCCGTCGGCACCCTGAAAGCCCGAGAAATGAGTCCGCTAAGCCCCAAGGTGGCAGGAACAGTGAGCCGGGTTCTGGTTGATATCGGTGGGCGCGTCAATGCCGGCGACGTCATTATAAAACTGGACAGAACAAACTATGATCTAGGCGTCAAGCAGGCCCGGGCGGCGCTTGCCGCTGCGCAAGCAGCGGTCCCGCAGGCTGAAGCCCAGTTTGAACATGCCAGGAAAGAACACCGCCGCGCAATTGAACTGCTGCAAGAAAAGGTGATTCCGCAAAGTCGCTTTGATGCATCAGAGGCGGCCTTTAAAAGCGCCAGGGAAGCGGCGTCCTTTGCCAGAGCACAGAGGGACCAGGCAAGGGCCGCCTTGGAGACAGCGATGGAACATCTCAAGGATGCGGACATTCGGTCGCCTATCGGCGGCACTGTCGTGGAGAGAAATGTGGAAATCGGTCAGGCGGTTGCGCCCGGCAGCCGACTTCTGCGTATCGTGGACCAAACATCCCTGAACCTGGATGTCGATTTGCCGGAAGCAGACATTGGTCGGCTTGCCATTGGAACTGTAGCGCTGATTACGACAGACGCCTTCCCGGAGCATGAGTATTCAGGAAAAGTAACCGTTGTCAATCCGATGGTGGACCGAAAGACGCGTACTTTCCGCATGAGAATCGAGGTGCCGAATCCGTCCGGGAAGCTGGTGGACGGAATGTATGCCAGGGTGAAGCTTTCAGAAGAGAAAAAAAGCTCCCTTGCCGTTCCCCGTGACGCCTTGCAACGACTCCCCGGCAGCGGCACCTATTACGTTTTTGTGGTGGAAGAAAATAAGGCCCATAAGCGAACGGTCAAAATTGGTGCCATGGATGACCAATATGCCGAAGTGATGGACGGCCTGGTGGAGAGCAACAAAGTGGTTACCAGCGGAGCGGGGCGTTTGCAGTCAGGCATGGAGGTAAGCGTGCAAGATATTCCGAACAAGAATGAGAAGGATAACTCTGGGGGTCAAATTCTCAAGTAG
- a CDS encoding TolC family protein encodes MKKALRTTARAMVMLLAGGGLLLPAGCVSISAAAEPLHGHSDAIVEQSPEIEGSRPSAPVEVLRKLEKDGNIHLSLSDCLKIALQQNYDIRLAREALTQADTKITQARSAMLPFLGADASYTRLDEELSFAMGPQSLTFMDRDQYKAGLVIRQPIFTGGRLNAARKASQYSRDAQAQENRAVEEEVVFQVARAYRTAQLTEAFQGVAVEAVDLLEVHEHDVAILVEKGANPEIDLLRTRTELANARKELNGADNAVDLACSALKNLLSIPLEESVLLTEALVRSPGPGADLSSLTELALSQRPELSAMDSKMATAEQALKAARGEYLPTIALEGRYEYMEGDIRDLEGGDHWTVGIGAQLPLWNWGKTAAKVREARSQLAQVRIQRDKTTDHIRLEVRQAFLDLGKAEKNIDAAESALKTAKEAYRQARARYRAGEGTNTDVLDVRTALSRAEANHTQALFDYNVAIAALHRAVGVMVIEPPDIKEKEPAE; translated from the coding sequence ATGAAAAAAGCCTTAAGGACAACAGCTCGCGCCATGGTTATGCTTCTAGCGGGGGGTGGATTGCTGCTGCCAGCGGGTTGTGTGTCTATTAGCGCTGCCGCCGAGCCGTTGCACGGCCATTCCGATGCAATCGTCGAACAATCGCCGGAAATAGAAGGCAGCCGTCCTTCTGCTCCCGTTGAGGTGCTTCGCAAGCTCGAAAAGGATGGCAATATACACCTGTCGTTAAGCGATTGCCTGAAAATAGCGTTGCAACAGAATTACGATATCCGCCTTGCACGGGAAGCCCTGACTCAAGCCGATACAAAGATAACTCAGGCCAGATCGGCTATGCTCCCATTTTTGGGGGCGGATGCTTCCTATACCCGACTGGACGAGGAGTTGAGCTTTGCAATGGGGCCGCAATCGTTGACCTTCATGGATCGTGATCAATACAAGGCGGGGCTCGTCATCCGGCAGCCCATTTTCACGGGAGGGCGATTGAATGCGGCGCGCAAGGCGTCCCAGTATTCACGAGACGCTCAAGCTCAAGAGAACAGGGCCGTTGAAGAAGAAGTCGTTTTCCAGGTTGCACGCGCGTATCGGACCGCACAGTTGACCGAAGCGTTTCAAGGTGTTGCCGTGGAGGCCGTCGATCTTCTTGAGGTGCATGAACATGACGTGGCGATTCTGGTGGAGAAAGGGGCGAATCCGGAAATTGATCTCCTTCGCACCCGCACGGAGCTTGCCAATGCCCGCAAGGAGCTGAATGGCGCTGACAACGCCGTCGACCTGGCATGCTCTGCACTCAAGAATTTGCTGAGCATCCCCCTTGAAGAATCGGTCCTTTTGACGGAAGCCTTGGTGCGGTCGCCCGGGCCGGGGGCGGATCTTTCGTCTCTCACCGAATTGGCCCTTTCGCAACGTCCTGAACTTTCTGCAATGGATTCCAAAATGGCAACTGCGGAACAGGCGCTTAAAGCGGCCAGGGGAGAATACCTGCCTACCATAGCCCTGGAAGGACGTTACGAATATATGGAAGGCGATATTCGGGATCTGGAAGGCGGTGACCACTGGACGGTTGGGATAGGGGCACAGCTTCCCCTCTGGAATTGGGGGAAAACCGCTGCCAAGGTCAGAGAGGCAAGATCACAACTGGCGCAGGTAAGAATCCAGCGAGATAAAACGACGGATCACATTCGTCTTGAAGTGCGCCAAGCCTTCCTGGACCTTGGAAAAGCGGAAAAGAATATCGATGCGGCTGAGAGTGCACTGAAGACAGCCAAGGAGGCTTACCGCCAGGCGAGAGCCAGATACCGGGCAGGAGAAGGCACAAATACCGATGTGCTGGACGTCCGTACGGCCTTAAGTCGGGCTGAAGCGAATCACACGCAGGCTCTTTTTGATTACAACGTTGCCATTGCCGCCCTTCATCGAGCGGTGGGCGTAATGGTGATAGAGCCGCCTGATATCAAGGAAAAGGAGCCTGCCGAATGA
- a CDS encoding TetR/AcrR family transcriptional regulator — MQDKKLTRREREKLRHRRQMLVAAIELFSEKGYHNVSMHEIAKRAEFAIGTLYKFFKNKEDLYKALIMEKAAEYHRTLIRALSREGDVLTILKNYISAKAGVFADDVATLRLYFAETQGASFNIKAGLDQDIRKLYDELVEQLASTLEKGIRKNVLRDLNPYYTAVALEGITNAFLFCWLEDPERHSYEANAPVIRDIFLKGVVAE, encoded by the coding sequence ATGCAAGACAAGAAGCTCACACGTCGGGAAAGAGAAAAACTCAGGCATCGTCGTCAGATGCTTGTTGCTGCAATCGAGCTTTTCTCGGAGAAAGGATACCACAATGTATCCATGCACGAGATTGCAAAAAGAGCAGAGTTTGCCATCGGAACGCTTTACAAATTTTTTAAGAACAAGGAGGACCTCTACAAGGCCCTCATAATGGAAAAGGCGGCGGAATATCATCGTACCCTGATCAGGGCCCTTTCAAGAGAAGGTGACGTCCTGACTATTCTCAAAAACTACATTTCCGCCAAAGCCGGTGTCTTTGCCGATGACGTTGCCACGTTGCGGCTCTATTTTGCTGAAACACAGGGGGCGAGTTTCAACATCAAGGCTGGTCTCGATCAGGACATCCGCAAGCTTTATGACGAACTGGTAGAGCAACTGGCTTCGACACTGGAAAAAGGTATCCGTAAAAACGTGCTTCGCGATCTGAATCCCTACTATACGGCCGTAGCCCTGGAAGGAATCACCAACGCTTTTCTCTTCTGTTGGCTGGAAGATCCGGAACGGCATTCATACGAGGCGAATGCCCCGGTGATCAGGGATATATTTCTCAAAGGGGTGGTGGCCGAATGA
- a CDS encoding IS1634 family transposase, with protein sequence MQNRSGLGELIGYDYESMSLKRIYEISDRIYKDKEAIERHLYNRERFLFGFEEIITLYDLTNTFFEGSCKYNELGKHGKSKEKRSDCPLVTLALVLDSSGFPRRSKIFSGNVSEPSTLEEMISSLNKPSESSLEDDKQMSVFDKKKPVVVMDAGIATNDNVQWLQANHYRYLVVSRKRYREFDHDKAVEVKRDKDYIVKAYKKYVKETEETEIYCHSSEREKKDQSIQNRFSERFEADLKSLNDGLNQKGRLKIYEKVVEKVGRLKQKYTKAAKNYEITIHKDKGSKKATKITWKIKKNSDSSDSNPGVYCLRTNLNDLDETILWRTYTMLTDLEAVFRSLKSELGLRPVFHQITRRVKGHLFITLLAYHHVHTIRFRLKENGIHTSWSDLRKELDGQNRTTAVMRSKNGETIHVRKSTKAESRQLKIYDALGVPHSPGKVVKYEV encoded by the coding sequence CTGCAAAATCGAAGCGGTTTAGGCGAATTAATCGGCTATGACTATGAAAGTATGTCGCTAAAACGAATCTATGAAATATCTGACCGTATTTACAAAGACAAAGAAGCGATTGAAAGGCATTTATACAACCGAGAACGTTTTTTGTTTGGTTTTGAAGAAATAATTACACTTTATGATTTGACAAACACATTTTTTGAGGGAAGCTGTAAGTATAATGAACTTGGCAAGCATGGAAAATCAAAAGAAAAACGCTCAGACTGTCCCTTGGTAACTTTGGCTTTAGTTTTGGACAGTAGCGGCTTTCCAAGAAGAAGTAAAATATTTTCCGGAAACGTTAGTGAGCCATCAACACTGGAAGAAATGATTTCAAGCTTGAATAAACCATCAGAAAGTTCATTAGAAGACGATAAGCAGATGAGTGTTTTTGATAAAAAGAAACCAGTTGTCGTAATGGATGCCGGGATAGCAACAAACGATAATGTACAATGGTTGCAGGCGAATCATTACCGATACCTTGTTGTCAGCAGGAAAAGATATAGAGAATTTGATCATGATAAAGCTGTTGAAGTAAAAAGAGATAAGGATTACATTGTTAAAGCGTACAAAAAATATGTCAAGGAAACAGAAGAGACTGAAATTTATTGTCATTCAAGTGAGCGAGAAAAAAAGGATCAGAGCATTCAAAATCGATTTTCAGAAAGATTTGAAGCAGACTTAAAATCATTGAACGATGGTTTAAATCAAAAAGGTCGGCTAAAGATTTATGAGAAGGTTGTTGAAAAAGTAGGACGGCTGAAACAAAAATATACCAAAGCTGCTAAAAATTATGAGATTACCATCCATAAAGATAAAGGATCAAAGAAGGCGACAAAGATTACCTGGAAGATAAAAAAAAATTCTGACTCTTCAGATTCAAATCCAGGCGTTTATTGTTTGAGAACAAACTTGAACGATCTGGATGAAACTATTCTTTGGCGTACATATACGATGTTGACTGATCTTGAAGCTGTATTTCGAAGTTTAAAATCGGAGTTGGGTTTACGGCCGGTGTTTCATCAAATAACGAGGAGAGTAAAAGGACATCTCTTTATCACATTATTAGCTTATCACCACGTTCATACAATCAGGTTTAGACTTAAAGAAAATGGGATTCATACAAGTTGGTCCGATTTGAGAAAAGAATTAGACGGCCAAAATCGAACAACAGCAGTAATGAGAAGTAAAAATGGCGAGACAATACATGTTAGAAAAAGCACAAAAGCAGAGTCTCGTCAACTAAAAATTTATGATGCACTGGGTGTACCTCATAGTCCAGGAAAAGTGGTAAAATATGAGGTATAA
- a CDS encoding type II toxin-antitoxin system RelE/ParE family toxin, translating into MNVHWTHNAIEHLANIYEYITLNSPTYARQMVDRLTRRSAQIADQPLSGRRVPEYPAEDVRELIENPYRIIYRIKKDRIDVLAVIHGARLMPDAFEKNGG; encoded by the coding sequence ATGAACGTTCACTGGACCCACAATGCCATCGAGCATCTGGCCAACATCTATGAATACATCACGCTGAACTCGCCCACCTATGCCCGGCAGATGGTGGACCGGCTTACTCGCCGCTCCGCTCAGATCGCCGACCAGCCCCTTTCCGGCCGTCGGGTCCCCGAATATCCGGCCGAGGATGTCCGCGAGCTGATCGAAAACCCTTACCGGATCATCTACCGCATCAAGAAGGACCGGATCGACGTCCTGGCCGTCATCCACGGCGCCCGGTTGATGCCCGATGCGTTTGAAAAAAACGGCGGTTAA